The segment AATCGGATCGAAAAATGGATGCAAGAAGAGATGGGGAATCCACGAAATATGGGGTTCACTGAACTCGTTCGTCGTTTAGCACAAAAGCAACACCAAAGTATTAAAAAATATGAGGATGACTTACTACAGTTGGCTCAATTACGTAATGCGATCGTGCATGATCGGATCGCCGTCGATTTTATTATCGCTGAACCTAATGAATGGGCGACGAAGCGTATCCAAAGAATCGAGCAAGAACTGATTCGTCCAGAAACAGTGTTACCGCGTTTCGCAAAGCATGTAACTGGGTTTGAATGGGACATCCCATTACCTAGTTTGTTGGAGACTGTTGCTCAAAAGCGTTATTCTCAGTTCCCGCTTTATCATAAAGGAACATTCAAAGGATTAGTGACGTTGCGGATGTTAGGTTTTTGGTTAGCCAAAGAAAGTCATCATGGTGTGATCGATCTTCAAGGAAAAATAGCTGCCGATCTGATCACTCAAGATGGTAAGTACACCAATTATCATTTTGTATCCGCTCAGACAACGATTGCTGAAGTAGAAAAAATGTTTGGCGAGCAGGGTACGCTTGAGGCTGTGTTGATCACCAAAAACGGCGACCCTAACGGAAATTTATTAGGGATCATCAGACCAAGAGATATTTATCATGAAGTAGAAAAGGAATGATTGTTTGTTAGCGATATATTGGATTATAAGTGCGTTGATCATCGGCTTAGATCAATGGGTAAAATGGTTGATCGTCGATAACTTTGCTTTAGGAGAAACGAAATCAGTGATTCCAGGGATCTTGTCCTTGAATCATATCCGTAATTTCGGAGCAGCTTGGAGTTTACTAGAAGGAAAAATGTGGTTTTTTACTGTCGTGACGATCATTGCAGTTGTAGTGATCTTGACGTTGATGATCAAAAATCGTAGCAACGGAAATCGTTGGTTCATGATCGGTCTGACATTGATTCTAGCTGGAGCAATCGGTAACTTTATCGATCGTGTCCGTTTAGGGTATGTGATCGATATGTTCCAAACTGATTTCGTGAATTTCCCGATTTTTAATGTGGCAGACATTTCTCTAGTGATCGGTGTGATCTGCGTATTGATTTATATTATTTTAGATGAAAAGGAACAACGAAAAAAATGACACAATTAAAAGCAACTATCAAAGAAGAAAAAGGACGGATCGATAAAGTTCTGACAGCATTATTTGCGGATCATAGTCGTTCACAAGTTCAACAATGGTTGAAAGACGGTGCCGTTTCCGTAAATGGGGAACCAGTAAAAGCGAATTACAAAGTAAAATCGGCTGATGCAATCGTCGTGGAAGTACCAGAGCCTGAAGAACTTGAGATCGTAGCAGAAGACTTACCAATAGAAATCGTCTATGAAGATGACGACGTAGCTGTGGTCAATAAACCACAAGGCATGGTCGTTCATCCTTCTGCTGGTCATGCCCAAGGAACACTAGTCAATGCGTTGATGTACCATATGAAAAATCTATCATCGATCAATGGCGTGATCCGTCCAGGGATCGTCCATCGAATCGATAAAGACACGTCTGGATTATTGATGATCGCCAAAAATGATCAAGCCCATGAAGCGTTGGCGCAGCAATTGAAAGATAAAACTTCCCTAAGAAAATATATTGCTTTAGTCCATGGCGTTATTCCTCATGAAAAAGGGACGATCAATGCACCTATCGGGCGCTCAAAAGTCGATCGAAAAATGCAAGCGATCCGCGAAGATGGAAAACCAGCTGTGACGCATTTTACTGTACTAGAACGTTTTGAGAATTTCACTTTAGTAGAGTTACAATTAGAAACAGGGCGTACGCATCAGATCCGTGTGCATATGAAGTATATTGGTTATCCTTTAGCAGGTGATCCCGTATATGGACCAAAGAAAACCCTCAAAGGCAATGGCCAATTTTTACATGCTAAATTATTAGGTTTCACTCATCCTCAAACGAATGAACGAATGACCTTTGAGGCACCATTGCCAGAAGTTTTTGAAAAAACTTTAGAGAAGTTGAGAAAAGATATTGCTTTTTAAAGTACTTAACGGTATAGTAATAAACAATAAAAGAAAAACTTAATAGCAGTCCTTTAAGTTTAGTCCCGTGAGGCTAAGAAGGGTGTGAGTAAGAATTCCTGTGGTGCGCCATAGCGAGACTTGCTCAATGACGTCGCATACACAAAGCGACCGGTGTGGTAGTATACACTCAGTCTAAACATTCCTCCTGTCCTCTTAGGGCAGGAGTTTTTTTGTGTAAAAAATGGAGGGGGAAAAATGATGCAAGCAAAAGAAGTAGTGGATCAAGTAACGATGAAACGAGCGCTAACACGTATCACTTACGAAATCATCGAAAGAAATCAAAGTATCGAAGAGATCGTCTTAGTCGGAATCAAAACGAGAGGGATCTACATCGCTGCTCGAATTGCCGAACGTCTGAAACAACTCGAAAATATCGAAGTACCTGTAGGGGAACTTGATATCACATTGTACCGTGACGATAAAAAAGAGATCGCTCAAGAACCAGAATTGCATTCTTCAGATATTCCAGTCAGTTTAGAAGGAAAAGAAGTTATCTTGATCGATGATGTGTTATACACAGGACGGACGATCCGCGCTGCAATGGATGCAGTCATGGACTTTGGTCGTCCAAGAAAAATCTCACTAGCAGTTCTAGTTGATCGGGGACACCGAGAATTACCGATCCGCGCAGATTACGTAGGAAAAAATATCCCTACAGCAAAAAAAGAAGAAATCTTAGTAGAGATGCAAGAATTAGATGGACAAGATCGCATCATGATCTTAAACGAGGAAAAGTAGAGGAGTAAGGCAAGATGGCAGAAGAAAAAAAGTTCCACAACGATAGTGTGGTATTAGACATCCATGATCGACCAACCATTGGACACTGGGTGGGTTTAAGTTTACAGCATTTATTCACGATGTTCGGTGCAACTGTCTTAGTACCGATCTTAGTCGGAATCGACCCTGGTATTGCCTTGGTCAGTTCAGGATTAGGAACGATCGTTTACTTGATTACAACAAAAGGGAAGATTCCAGCATATCTAGGCAGTAGCTTTGCGTTCATCGCCGCTATGCAGATGTTGATGAAAACCGACGGCTTCCCGGCGATCGCACAAGGCGCGATGACAACAGCACTTGTCTATCTGATCGTTGCGTTGATCATCAAGAAAATCGGTTCGGCTTGGTTAGACAAAATCTTGCCACCGATCGTGGTTGGCCCAGTCATCATGGTCATCGGTTTAGGTTTAGCTGCCAACGCAGCAAACAACGCGATGTTCAATCAAGACCATTACGATTTCAAATATCTATCAGTTGCGTTGATCACTTTAGGATTGACGATTTTCTTCAATATGTTCTTACGCGGGTTTCTAGGATTATTACCGATCTTGCTTGGCATCATCTCTGGTTACATCGTGGCTTTGCTTTTCGGGATCGTTGACACCCAACCAATCATCGATGCGCCATGGTTCGCGCTGCCTAACTTTGAGATTCCATTTGTGCAATATCAACCGAAGTTATATATAGGGGCAATCACTACGATGGCACCGATCGCCTTTGTCACAATGACCGAACACATCGGCCATTTGATGGTCTTGAACAAATTGACCAAACGAAATTTCTTTGAAGATCCAGGCTTACACCGTACATTGACAGGAGATGGCTTGGCTCAATTAGTGGCAGCTTTTGTTGGTGGGCCGCCAGTGACAAGTTATGGTGAAAATATCGGCGTCTTGGCAATCACTCGCGTACACAGCGTGTTCGTGATCGGAGGCGCAGCGGTCTTCGCAGTGATCCTTGGCTTCATTGGCAAACTAAGTGCTTTGATATTAAGTATTCCTGGCCCAGTCATTTCAGGTATCAGTTTCATCCTATTCGGAGTGATTGCGGCAAGTGGGATGAAAATCTTAGTCGAAAACAAAATCGATTTTGATAAAAAGAAAAATCTATTGATTGCTTCAGTCATCTTAGTCGTAGGTATCGGGGGATTAGTCCTAGAAGTCGGGACATTCACTTTATCTGCCATGGCACTAGCAACAGTTTTAGGAATCATTTTAAATCTTATCTTACCAGAAACTTCACGCAGCGAAGAAAATTAAGGAGGACATCGCATGATCATCAAATCAGAACGCATCAGTTTAAAACACTTATTAACGGTAGAAGCATTAACAGACCAAGAAGTAATGGGGTTGATCCGACGAGGACAAGAGTTCAAACAGGGCGCAACTTGGTCACCACAAAAATCCCAATATTTTGCAACGAACTTGTTCTTTGAAAACAGTACACGAACGCATAAAAGTTTTGATGTAGCAGAAAAGAAACTTGGTCTTGAAGTGATCGAATTTGAAGCAAGTACAAGTTCAGTTACAAAAGGTGAAACATTATACGATACCGTTCTAACGATGTCTGCACTTGGGGTGGATGTAGCTGTTATCCGTCATGGAGATGAAAACTACTATGACGAATTGATCCAAAGTAAAACGATCCAATGCTCGATCATCAATGGCGGTGACGGTAGCGGGCAACATCCAACGCAGTGCTTACTTGATTTGATGACGATCTATGAAGAATTTGGCTATTTTGAAGGCTTGAAAGTGGCGATCGTCGGAGATATCACACATTCTCGTGTCGCAAAATCGAATATGCAGATGTTGAAACGTCTTGGCGCACAGGTTTTCTTCTCAGGTCCAAGAGAATGGTATGACGATGAATTTGAAGTTTACGGTCATTACTTACCACTAGATGACTTGCTGGATCAAGTCGATGTCATGATGATGTTACGTGTGCAACATGAACGCCACGATGGAAAAGAAAGTTTTTCAAAAGAAGGCTATCATCAAGAGTACGGCTTGACAGTCGAACGCGCTAAAAAAATGCAAAAACATGCAATCATCATGCACCCGGCACCAGTCAATCGAGATGTCGAATTGGCGGATTCACTGGTTGAAGGGTTACAGTCACGGATCATTCAGCAAATGAGCAATGGTGTATTTGTCAGAATGGCGATCTTAGAAGCTGTATTAAGTGGAAAAGCATAAACATAAGAGGAGGAAGAAACATGAAAACACTCATTAAAAACGGTCAAATCAATACAAAAAGAAATGAAACAACACCAGCAGAAATTTGGATCGAAGAAGGAAAGATCAAAGCAATCGGTACAGGCTTTCCTGAGGCTGAATTTGATGAAGTGTTTGATGCACAAGGGCAGTTGATCACACCTGGATTAGTGGATGTCCATGTCCATCTGAGAGAGCCTGGCTTTACTTACAAGGAAACGATCGAAGCTGGCACGAAAGCAGCTGCTCGAGGTGGGTTCACCACTGTTTGTGCGATGCCAAATCTTGACCCAGTACCTGATACAGCAGAAAAATTAAAACAAGTCTATGACATCATCAAACGTGATGCTGTCGTCAAAGTATTACAGTATGCACCGATCACTGAGAATCTTCGAAGTGAAGAACTGGTCGATCAAGAAGCATTGATCAATGAAGGCGCATTTGCTTTTACCAATGATGGTGTCGGCGTGCAAACAGCAGGCACGATGTACTTAGCGATGAAAGAAGCTGCGAAAAACAATAAAGCACTCGTTGCTCACACAGAAGATGAATCATTATTATTTGGCGGTGTGATGCACGCAGGAGAAAAAGCAGAAGAGCTAGGGTTGCCAGGTATTTTGAGTGTGACTGAGTCTTCTCAAATTGCTCGTGATCTCCTATTAGCGGAAGCAACAGGCGTTCACTATCATGTCTGCCATGTTTCAACAAAAGAAAGTGTGCGGGTGATCCGCGATGCGAAAAAAGCCGGGATTCACGTGACTGCAGAGGTTTCACCGCATCATCTGATCTTGATCGATGAAGATATCCCAGAAGATTTTGGTTTTTGGAAAATGAATCCACCGTTGAGAGGCAAAGCCGATCGCGAGGCATTGATCGAAGGCTTGCTTGATGGCACGATCGATTGTATTGCCACCGACCATGCCCCACACGGATTAGAAGAAAAAAGTCAAAGTTTCTTGCAATCACCTTTCGGGATCGTTGGAAGTGAAACAGCCTTCCAACTCGTGTATACACATTTTGTTGAAACAGGAAAATTCACACTAGAGCAAGTGATTGACTGGATGGCAGTCAAACCAGCAGCCATCTTTGGTTTGGAAGCTGGCACCTTGACGATCGGCGCATCAGCAGACTTGGCAGTTTACGATATTGCGCATTCTGCAGTAATCGATAAAAAAGATTTCTTATCAAAAGGCGAGAACACACCTTTCGTCGGTTGGGAAATCAAAGGAGAAACATTGATGACATTTGTCAACGGAAAACTTGTTTGGCATAAGGGGGAATAATTGGATGGAACGGTTGCTGATTTTAGAAGATGGCACAGTATTTAAAGGGAAATCATTTGGTGCGACAGCCAATGTGTTTGGAGAAATCGTCTTTACGACAAGTATGACAGGATATCAAGAAACGATCACAGACCAAAGTTTTAATGGACAGATCATTACATTTACGTACCCGATGGTAGGGAATTATGGCGTCAACCGTGATGATTATGAATCGATTGCACCAACGTGTAAAGGTGTAGTGGTCAAAGAGCATGCACGTGTTGCGTCAAATTGGCGTAACCAAATGACATTAGACGAGTTCTTGAAACAAAAAGGAATCCCTGGTATCTCTGGCATCGATACACGGGCGTTGACACGAAAAATCCGTGAAGTTGGGACGATGAAAGCCAGTATTGTGGATGCAGGCGACACATTTGAACATGCGTTTGACCAACTAAAAGCAACCGTCTTGGCAACGAACCAAGTCCAACAAGTTTCAACCAATAAACCTTATCCTAGCCCAGGAACAGGAAGAAATGTGGCAGTCATTGATTTTGGATTGAAACATAGCATCTTACGTGAATTGAGTAAGCGTGACTGTAATTTAACAGTCTTACCGTACAATACGGATGCGGAAACGATCCTTTCATTATCGCCAGACGGCGTGATGCTGACGAATGGACCAGGGGATCCGAAAGATGTACCAGAAGCGATCGAGATGATCAAACAAATCCAAGGAAAAATCCCGATTTTCGGCATCTGCTTGGGGCATCAACTTTTTGCACTAGCAAATGGTGCAGATACGTACAAGATGAAATTTGGTCATCGTGGACTGAATCATCCTGTGCGTGAAGTTGCAACAGGAAGAATCGATTTTACGTCACAAAACCATGGCTATGCGGTAAATGAACAAACGATCGATCCGGAAAAATTAATTGTCACTCATGTGGAAGTCAATGATGGCACAGTCGAAGGTGTCCGTCACCGTCGCTATCCTGCCTTCAGTGTGCAATTCCATCCAGATGCAGCACCTGGCCCACATGATGCACTACATTTATTTGATGAATTTATGGAAATGATGGACGCTGGAAAGGAGCAATTCTAATGCCAAAACGCACAGATATCAATAAAATCATGGTGATCGGTTCTGGTCCGATCACCATTGGTCAAGCCGCTGAGTTTGACTATGCAGGTACACAGGCTTGTCTTGCTTTAAAAGAAGAAGGCTACGAAGTCGTCTTAGTCAACTCCAATCCAGCAACGATCATGACTGATAAAGAAATTGCCGATCAAGTCTACCTAGAACCAATCACATTAGAATTTGTCTCACGAATTTTGCGAAAAGAACGTCCTGATGCGATCTTACCGACATTAGGTGGGCAAACAGGTTTGAATATGGCGATGGAATTAGCTGAATCAGGAATCTTGGACGAATTAGGCATCGAATTATTAGGGACGAAATTAAGTGCGATCGACCAAGCAGAAGATCGTGACTTGTTCAAAAAGTTGATGGAAGAATTAAATCAACCGATCCCAGAATCAGAAATCGTGACAACGGTGGAAGAAGCAGTCGCCTTTGCCAATAAAATCGGTTACCCGATCATCGTTCGACCAGCCTTCACATTAGGGGGGACTGGTGGTGGTATGTGTGAGAATGAAGCCGAACTACGACAAATCGCGGAAAATGGCTTGAGCTTGTCGCCCGTCACACAATGTTTGATTGAACGTAGTATTGCAGGCTTCAAGGAAATCGAATATGAAGTGATGCGCGACTCTGCCGATAATGCCATCGTTGTCTGCAACATGGAAAATTTCGATCCAGTCGGTATCCATACAGGGGATTCAATCGTCTTTGCACCGAGTCAAACATTAGCAGACCATGAATATCAAATGTTAAGAGATGCGTCACTATCGATCATCCGTGCATTGAAAATCGAAGGTGGCTGTAACGTTCAGTTAGCATTAGACCCTCATAGTTTCAACTACTATGTCATCGAAGTGAACCCTCGTGTTTCACGCTCCTCTGCTTTAGCAAGTAAAGCGACCGGCTATCCGATCGCAAAATTAGCAGCTAAAATCGCGTTAGGCTTGACCTTGGATGAAATGAAAAATCCAGTAACAGGAACGACTTATGCAGAATTTGAGCCCGCATTGGATTATGTAGTAGCAAAAATCCCACGTTGGCCTTTCGACAAATTCGAAAACGGTGAACGTGTCTTAGGCACGCAAATGAAAGCAACCGGCGAAGTGATGGCGATCGGTCGTAACATCGAAGAATCTTTATTAAAAGCCGTTCGTTCATTAGAAATCGGGGCGCACCACCTTGAATTGCCAGAACTAAAGACAGTCAGTGAAGAACGTTTGATGGAGAAAATCGTCCGAGCACAAGATGATCGTTTATTCTACTTAGCCGAAGCGATCCGTCGTGGCTATCCGATCCAAGAATTGGCAGACTTGACGAAAATCGATTTATTCTTCTTGGATAAATTGTTGCATATCATTGAATTAGAAGAGGAGCTTTCGGCACAACCGAATCAGCTGGATCTACTTCTTGCTGTGAAACAAAATGGCTTCACAGATCGCAAAATTGCGGAATTGTGGAAAACGACGACGGAAGCGATTCGCCAATTACGTACGGAAAAGAACATTCAACCTGTTTACAAAATGGTCGATACGTGTGCTGCCGAATTTGAATCCCACACACCTTACTTCTATAGTACGTATGAAATCGAAAATGAAAGCCATCGTTCAGAAAAACCTTCTGTTCTAGTACTTGGTTCTGGACCGATCCGTATCGGACAAGGGGTAGAATTTGATTATGCAACAGTTCATTCAGTCAAAGCCATTCAACAAGCAGGCTATGAAGCAATCATCATGAATAGTAATCCTGAAACCGTTTCGACAGATTTCTCGATTTCTGATAAACTTTACTTTGAGCCTTTGACTTTTGAAGATGTGATGAATGTCATCGAGTTGGAACAACCAATCGGTGTCATCGTCCAATTTGGAGGACAAACAGCGATCAATCTAGCTGAACCATTAGCAAAAGCAGGTGTAAAAATCCTAGGCACAACGATCGAAGACCTTGATCGTGCGGAGAACCGTGATCTATTCGAACAAGCGTTACAAGAATTAGGGGTGCCTCAGCCACTAGGAGATACTGCGACAAGTAAAGAAGAAGCAGTTGCAGTTGCCAATAAAATCGGCTATCCAGTACTTGTTCGTCCAAGCTATGTCTTGGGAGGTCGGGCAATGGAGATCGTTGAGAACCAACGCGATCTAGAAGATTATATGGAACATGCGGTCAAAGCTTCACCAGAACATCCAGTCTTAGTCGATCGTTACTTGATCGGTAGTGAGTGCGAAGTCGATGCGATCTGTGATGGCGAAACCGTCTTGATCCCAGGAATCATGGAACATATCGAACGTTCAGGGGTCCATTCAGGCGATTCTATGGCGGTTTATCCACCACAAGCGCTGTCAGAGGAAATCAAGCAAACAATCGAAGATTACACGATCCGTTTAGCACGAGGGTTGAATTGTATCGGGATGATGAACATCCAATTCGTGATCCATGACAACCAAGTATATGTCATCGAAGTGAACCCACGTGCGAGTCGAACGGTTCCTTTCTTGAGCAAAGTGACGAATATCCCGATGGCACAGATCGCGACAAAAGCCATCTTAGGAGAAAAATTGAAAGACTTAGGCTATGAAGATGGTTTGTACCCTGAAACTGCCAACGTCCATGTCAAAGCGCCAGTTTTCTCATTTACGAAGTTGCATAAAGTGGACACTTATTTAGGCCCAGAGATGAAGTCGACAGGTGAAGTCATGGGTTCGGATCAAAACTTAGACAAAGCGCTGTATAAAGCGTTCGAAGCATCTGGTTTACGCTTGCCTGATTATGGTGCTGTCTTGTTTACGATCGCCGATGAAACGAAAGAAGAAGCCTTAGGTCTAGCAAAACGCTTTGCAGAAATCGGCTATAGCTTATTGGCAACGAAAAATACCGCAGCTTTCTTTGAACAACACGGACTTGTGGTGACACCAGTAGCTAAAATCTCTGAGGAAACAAAAGAGAAAAATGTCGTTGACCTGATTCGTGCGGGCAAAGCACAAGTGGTTGTCAATACCATTGATAAAGATCGTGGGAATGCGTCAAAAGATGGTTTTATCATTCGACGTGAAGCAGTAGAGCATGGCACGCCATTGTTTACTTCCCTTGATACTGCGGATGCGATCGTCCGCGTGATGGAATCCCGAGCATTTTCAACACAAGCAATCTAATCGTGGAGGGCAATTGCCCTCCTATTTAAAAAATGAAAAAAGCAAAGCAGTCTAGCGAAAAGTCCCAAAACATAGGAGTGTTAAGATGAAACAAGAAGTAATGAAAATCGTTCACCAACGGCAACTAG is part of the Enterococcus mundtii genome and harbors:
- a CDS encoding carbamoyl phosphate synthase small subunit codes for the protein MERLLILEDGTVFKGKSFGATANVFGEIVFTTSMTGYQETITDQSFNGQIITFTYPMVGNYGVNRDDYESIAPTCKGVVVKEHARVASNWRNQMTLDEFLKQKGIPGISGIDTRALTRKIREVGTMKASIVDAGDTFEHAFDQLKATVLATNQVQQVSTNKPYPSPGTGRNVAVIDFGLKHSILRELSKRDCNLTVLPYNTDAETILSLSPDGVMLTNGPGDPKDVPEAIEMIKQIQGKIPIFGICLGHQLFALANGADTYKMKFGHRGLNHPVREVATGRIDFTSQNHGYAVNEQTIDPEKLIVTHVEVNDGTVEGVRHRRYPAFSVQFHPDAAPGPHDALHLFDEFMEMMDAGKEQF
- a CDS encoding aspartate carbamoyltransferase catalytic subunit; the encoded protein is MIIKSERISLKHLLTVEALTDQEVMGLIRRGQEFKQGATWSPQKSQYFATNLFFENSTRTHKSFDVAEKKLGLEVIEFEASTSSVTKGETLYDTVLTMSALGVDVAVIRHGDENYYDELIQSKTIQCSIINGGDGSGQHPTQCLLDLMTIYEEFGYFEGLKVAIVGDITHSRVAKSNMQMLKRLGAQVFFSGPREWYDDEFEVYGHYLPLDDLLDQVDVMMMLRVQHERHDGKESFSKEGYHQEYGLTVERAKKMQKHAIIMHPAPVNRDVELADSLVEGLQSRIIQQMSNGVFVRMAILEAVLSGKA
- a CDS encoding solute carrier family 23 protein, which produces MAEEKKFHNDSVVLDIHDRPTIGHWVGLSLQHLFTMFGATVLVPILVGIDPGIALVSSGLGTIVYLITTKGKIPAYLGSSFAFIAAMQMLMKTDGFPAIAQGAMTTALVYLIVALIIKKIGSAWLDKILPPIVVGPVIMVIGLGLAANAANNAMFNQDHYDFKYLSVALITLGLTIFFNMFLRGFLGLLPILLGIISGYIVALLFGIVDTQPIIDAPWFALPNFEIPFVQYQPKLYIGAITTMAPIAFVTMTEHIGHLMVLNKLTKRNFFEDPGLHRTLTGDGLAQLVAAFVGGPPVTSYGENIGVLAITRVHSVFVIGGAAVFAVILGFIGKLSALILSIPGPVISGISFILFGVIAASGMKILVENKIDFDKKKNLLIASVILVVGIGGLVLEVGTFTLSAMALATVLGIILNLILPETSRSEEN
- a CDS encoding CBS domain-containing protein, yielding MKNSDLFLSSFNRIEKWMQEEMGNPRNMGFTELVRRLAQKQHQSIKKYEDDLLQLAQLRNAIVHDRIAVDFIIAEPNEWATKRIQRIEQELIRPETVLPRFAKHVTGFEWDIPLPSLLETVAQKRYSQFPLYHKGTFKGLVTLRMLGFWLAKESHHGVIDLQGKIAADLITQDGKYTNYHFVSAQTTIAEVEKMFGEQGTLEAVLITKNGDPNGNLLGIIRPRDIYHEVEKE
- the pyrR gene encoding bifunctional pyr operon transcriptional regulator/uracil phosphoribosyltransferase PyrR → MQAKEVVDQVTMKRALTRITYEIIERNQSIEEIVLVGIKTRGIYIAARIAERLKQLENIEVPVGELDITLYRDDKKEIAQEPELHSSDIPVSLEGKEVILIDDVLYTGRTIRAAMDAVMDFGRPRKISLAVLVDRGHRELPIRADYVGKNIPTAKKEEILVEMQELDGQDRIMILNEEK
- the carB gene encoding carbamoyl-phosphate synthase large subunit, which produces MPKRTDINKIMVIGSGPITIGQAAEFDYAGTQACLALKEEGYEVVLVNSNPATIMTDKEIADQVYLEPITLEFVSRILRKERPDAILPTLGGQTGLNMAMELAESGILDELGIELLGTKLSAIDQAEDRDLFKKLMEELNQPIPESEIVTTVEEAVAFANKIGYPIIVRPAFTLGGTGGGMCENEAELRQIAENGLSLSPVTQCLIERSIAGFKEIEYEVMRDSADNAIVVCNMENFDPVGIHTGDSIVFAPSQTLADHEYQMLRDASLSIIRALKIEGGCNVQLALDPHSFNYYVIEVNPRVSRSSALASKATGYPIAKLAAKIALGLTLDEMKNPVTGTTYAEFEPALDYVVAKIPRWPFDKFENGERVLGTQMKATGEVMAIGRNIEESLLKAVRSLEIGAHHLELPELKTVSEERLMEKIVRAQDDRLFYLAEAIRRGYPIQELADLTKIDLFFLDKLLHIIELEEELSAQPNQLDLLLAVKQNGFTDRKIAELWKTTTEAIRQLRTEKNIQPVYKMVDTCAAEFESHTPYFYSTYEIENESHRSEKPSVLVLGSGPIRIGQGVEFDYATVHSVKAIQQAGYEAIIMNSNPETVSTDFSISDKLYFEPLTFEDVMNVIELEQPIGVIVQFGGQTAINLAEPLAKAGVKILGTTIEDLDRAENRDLFEQALQELGVPQPLGDTATSKEEAVAVANKIGYPVLVRPSYVLGGRAMEIVENQRDLEDYMEHAVKASPEHPVLVDRYLIGSECEVDAICDGETVLIPGIMEHIERSGVHSGDSMAVYPPQALSEEIKQTIEDYTIRLARGLNCIGMMNIQFVIHDNQVYVIEVNPRASRTVPFLSKVTNIPMAQIATKAILGEKLKDLGYEDGLYPETANVHVKAPVFSFTKLHKVDTYLGPEMKSTGEVMGSDQNLDKALYKAFEASGLRLPDYGAVLFTIADETKEEALGLAKRFAEIGYSLLATKNTAAFFEQHGLVVTPVAKISEETKEKNVVDLIRAGKAQVVVNTIDKDRGNASKDGFIIRREAVEHGTPLFTSLDTADAIVRVMESRAFSTQAI
- a CDS encoding dihydroorotase; translation: MKTLIKNGQINTKRNETTPAEIWIEEGKIKAIGTGFPEAEFDEVFDAQGQLITPGLVDVHVHLREPGFTYKETIEAGTKAAARGGFTTVCAMPNLDPVPDTAEKLKQVYDIIKRDAVVKVLQYAPITENLRSEELVDQEALINEGAFAFTNDGVGVQTAGTMYLAMKEAAKNNKALVAHTEDESLLFGGVMHAGEKAEELGLPGILSVTESSQIARDLLLAEATGVHYHVCHVSTKESVRVIRDAKKAGIHVTAEVSPHHLILIDEDIPEDFGFWKMNPPLRGKADREALIEGLLDGTIDCIATDHAPHGLEEKSQSFLQSPFGIVGSETAFQLVYTHFVETGKFTLEQVIDWMAVKPAAIFGLEAGTLTIGASADLAVYDIAHSAVIDKKDFLSKGENTPFVGWEIKGETLMTFVNGKLVWHKGE
- a CDS encoding RluA family pseudouridine synthase → MTQLKATIKEEKGRIDKVLTALFADHSRSQVQQWLKDGAVSVNGEPVKANYKVKSADAIVVEVPEPEELEIVAEDLPIEIVYEDDDVAVVNKPQGMVVHPSAGHAQGTLVNALMYHMKNLSSINGVIRPGIVHRIDKDTSGLLMIAKNDQAHEALAQQLKDKTSLRKYIALVHGVIPHEKGTINAPIGRSKVDRKMQAIREDGKPAVTHFTVLERFENFTLVELQLETGRTHQIRVHMKYIGYPLAGDPVYGPKKTLKGNGQFLHAKLLGFTHPQTNERMTFEAPLPEVFEKTLEKLRKDIAF
- the lspA gene encoding signal peptidase II, which gives rise to MLAIYWIISALIIGLDQWVKWLIVDNFALGETKSVIPGILSLNHIRNFGAAWSLLEGKMWFFTVVTIIAVVVILTLMIKNRSNGNRWFMIGLTLILAGAIGNFIDRVRLGYVIDMFQTDFVNFPIFNVADISLVIGVICVLIYIILDEKEQRKK